From Paenibacillus graminis:
TATACGGGGAACCTCTGGCCATGCAATATCCTCCGGTTAACCCCGGCGCCTATCTCTCATCTATTCTGCATGACATCGCGGAGGCGGCAGCGGAGATTATGGATAACCCGATATACATAACACTGAATTTGTGCCGCGTGCTGTATTACCTACAGGAAGGTAAGATCGCTTCGAAGAGAGAAGGCGGAGAGTGGGGAACAGCAAACCTGCCGTTGGAGTTCAGGGAACTCGTACAGGTCTGCCTGAATCAATATAATGGAGTTTCGGAAAACAGGCAGGTACAGCCAGATCAGTTGGCCGCTTTTGCCGGATATATGCTGGATCAGATTGAGAAGGAAGCAGCAGGTGATGCAAAATGATCTTAGCTGAGGGCGTGGCCACCATCATTCCGGTAGAAATAAAGGCAGAGGCTGTTGAAGTTTTTAAGAGGAGCGGGATTATGAAACTGGAAGTGTGTAAAGACGGATTGATCTACCGCCAGCGTAATTATGATTGCTTTGAGCGGTTTCAGTAAAAGTACTTCTTGTCTAAAAACAGCCCTGGCCTAGATCGCGCAGATCCTGCCAGGGCTGTTTATTACACTCTGATGGCCTTCCAGCAAGCCTCCAGCGTTTGCTGCACCTGCAGCTCGTCCAGGGGGTATTTTTGAATGATGAAGCCCTTGACAATGGATACCATAATCCCGTGAATAATCTGATGGGACAAGTGCGGGTCCATTTCCTTGAATATTCCCTGAGTTTGTCCTTCTTCAATCAGAGAGAGCATGATCTCCCGCGAAGCATCCTCCATTTTACGGAGATCGGCTGAAATGTAAGGAGAATAGGAATAACTGTCGATGAACAGAAATTCCTTTGGAGAGGATAATCCAAAATGCAGCCTGTTCAGCTGCAGGCATTTGTATCTTTCATACAGGCTTAGACCGGGATTATAATTCCGCAGCAGGGCTTCACCCATATGCTTACGAGCCGCCTTGTACACCTCGTTGACCAATTCTTCTTTATTGCTGAAATAGTTGAAAAGCGTGCCGGAGCCCACTTTTGCCCTCTTCATGATCTTGGCAATGGTCACAGACTGCAGACCTTCCTCATCAATCAGATCCAATGTGGCGTTCAGTATATCGTCGCGTTTACTCATCATATACACCTCATAAGCTTAAATGTAGTGCCCGTCTGCTGAAGTGTCAAGTTAATGGATTATTTACTCCGAAAATTCGAGAATGAATTTTATTTTTTTATGCGTTTTAACCTTTTTTATGTACTTATATTCATCGTAGTTGGAATGAATAATCCAAAAAATGCTTGATCTTTCTCTTTTGAAGGACTATACTTGCTTTGGATTAAACATTCCAAATTGAAGGAGATCATAATGATGAGTAAAGTATGGCTGATTACCGGCAGCTCGCGTGGTCTAGGTCTGGAAATTGCCAAAGCGGTCTTAAACAATGGGGATAAAGTGGTGGCAACTGCCCGCCGTCCAGAGCAGCTTAACAGTCTTGTACAGAAATATGGCGATCAGGTACGCACAGCTGAGCTGGATGTCACCAATGCTGCTTCAGCAAAAGCGGCAGTCCAGCTGGCACTGGATGAATTCGGAGCGCTGGATGTGGTAGTGAACAATGCCGGTTATGCCAACAGCTCTCCAATTGAGGAGACGCCTGACGAGGATTTCCGGGCACAGATTGAAGCTAATCTGTTCGGCGTGATCAATGTGACCAAAGCTGCGCTGCCGGTGCTGCGCAAGCAGCGCAGCGGACATTTCATTCAGATTTCATCCGTCGGCGGACGGGTGGGAGGGACACCGGGGCTTGCAGCCTATCAGGCGGCTAAATTCGCGGTTGCCGGCTTCTCGGAGGTGCTTCATAACGAAGTAAAACCGCTTGGCATCAAGGTCACCATCATTGAACCGGGAGCCTTCCGGACCGATTGGGGCGGGTCTTCAATGATCATTCCTCCCGTCGGAGAGGACTATGAGCAGACCGTGGGGGCGATGAATAGATACCGTATATCCGTAAACGGAAAAGAGAACGGTGATCCGGTCCGTGCCGCGGGGATCATCGCGGGTTTGGTCCGGCTGGAGGAGCCCCCGCTGCGCCTTCTGCTAGGTCCTGAAGCAGTAGCACTGGCCCGTGCAGCCTCAGAGGCCCGTGCGGAAGAAGTGGAGAAATGGGCTGACATAAGCATGTCTACCAATTATTTGGATTTGAATGAAATGGTTGACAATCCAGTTCTTCAGCGGATTAAGAATCAGGCACCCTAAGCGTGTGAGGGATTGAAACGGTCCAACAACGGAGGAAATCTTACACGGAAATCTTTCGCATAGCCGGGTTTTATCTTTTGTCAATATAAAAGCCGGGTCAGGCCTCAAATATTAGTGATCGGGTACAATCCGGTTGAGGAATTTTAGATGTAATGACAATAAACCTGACATATCCGTTCAAAAGACGGGGGTTACACGCTATAATATGGCCTAAAGATCCATCCGAAAGGTCTGAGGAATGATGAGTCTGGAAGCCTTAAATGAACGTGTGATCACCGATCTTTCCTATCTTGCTTATGGAGGCGCAGACTGGGTAAGGCCGCTAACCCATCCTGAAGGCCATGTGTATGATGTTGTGGTTGTCGGCGGGGGACAAAGCGGCCTGGGGGCGGCTTTTGGATTGTTGCGTGAACGGATATCCAACATTCTGGTCATTGACGAGAACAGTGAAGGAGCCGAGGGGCCTTGGGAGACTTATGCGCGGATGGTCACGCTGCGGACTCCCAAACATTTAACTTCTGTGGATTTAGGGATTCCTTCACTGACCTTCCGTTCCTGGTGGGAGGCGCAGAACGGATCTGAGGGCTGGGACGCCATAGATAAGATCCCGCGCGGCGAGTGGATGAACTATCTTCGCTGGTACCGCAGGATTCTGGGTTTGCCTGTGATCAATGAGGTGCAGCTTAAGCTGATAGAACCATGCGAAGAAGGGATTCACCGCTTGCATATCTCTGGTGCAGGAGCACCGTCCGGGCAATTGCTGGCGCGCAAGGTTGTGCTGGCCACAGGCATCCAGGGCGGAGGCGAATGGCATGTGCCGCCGATGGTGGCCGACTATCTGCCGAAAGCTCTATACGCCCATACCTCCGAGGCGATAGACTGCAATGTCCTGCGCGGGAAAAGAATTGCGGTTCTCGGCGGCGGTGCCTCGGCCTTCGACAATGCGAACTTTCTGCTCACGGAGGGGGTGGCGGAGGTTCATGTATTTGTCCGCCGCGAGCAGCTTCCGAATATCAACCCGATCCGCCAGATGGAGGTATCGGGCATGATTGAACGGTTTCATACCTTGCCTGACTCTGATAAATACGCCGTAATTTCACATTTTTTCAAAACGAATCAGCCGCCGACCAATGATACCTTCGCCCGTGCGGCGGCTTGGCCGGGCTTCCAGCTTCATCTCGGTTCACCGTGGCTGAAGGTGGAAGCAATCGGCGACAAGGCGGTCGTGACAACGCCGAAAGGGGAATTCTCCTTTGATTTTCTTGTGGTCAGCACCGGACTGCTCAGCGACCCAGGGCTGCGTGCGGAGCTGCGGCTGGTAGACAGCCATATCGCCCGCTGGAGCGACTGCTACGAAGCGCCGCCGGAGCTGGCGAACCCGCTGCTGGATGCGCATCCGTATCTCACTCCGGGCTTTGCGCTCCAAAGCCGGGATGAAGCGGGCCGGGCGCTTGTTCACGGCCTGTTCGTTTTCAACTATTCAGCGCTTGCCAGCTGCGGCCTGTCGGCTTCGGCTATCTCCGGCATGAAGAATGCCGTGCCAAAGCTTGTGGCTGGGGTGGCCGACCAGCTGTTCACGGATAACCGCGAAGCCATCCTAAATGCATTTTTCGCTTATGATGAGGTTGAGTTTACCGGAGCGTGGCCTTTGAAAACGCTGGGCTGACAATCAGGGGGCTGTCTCACTGGCAGATTTATCTGCGAGAGGGGAGCCCCCTTTGTGCTGCCCGGCGGTTCCCGGCTCTGCCAGGCAGCGCCGGAACGGCCGAATCAAAGGTATTTGTACCTTTGAATCTGCCCGGCAGCGCCGGAACAGCCGAATCAAAGGTATTTGTACCTTTGAATCTGCCCGGCAGCGCCGGAACGGCTGAATCAAAGGTATTTGTACCTTTGAATTTGCCCGGCAGCGCCGGAACAGCCGAATCAAAGGTATTTGTACCTTTGATTCAGGCCATCGCCTGGTGCGGCGTTGACCTGGTGCGTTCCCTCATTGATAATAAGGAGAGTTCACATTTCTTCTGGAGATTGGAGTAAGACCCATGAGATACCGCAGTATGGAAGAATGTATTGCCGATTTGGAGAAACATGGACATTTGGTCCGCATACAGGAGGAAGTTGATCCTGATCTGGAGATGGCCGCGATCCATCTGAAGGTCTACGAGGCAGGCGGTCCGGCCCTGCTTTTCGAGAAGGTCAAGGGCTCGAAATACCGTGCAGTGTCGAACCTGTTCGGCACTATAGAACGCAGCAAATTTATCTTCCGCGATACCTGGGAATCGTCCCAGGATGTGATCGCTTTACGCAGTGATCCTATGAAGGCGCTCAAACAGCCTTTTAAATACATCGGGACAGGACTGGCTGCCAGAAAAGCGCTGCCGCTGAAAAAGGGAAACGGTATACCGGCCGGCTTCGAGGAGATTCGGATCTCAGATCTGCCGCAGATTAAGCATTGGCCCGGCGATGGCGGCGCTTTTGTTACTCTGCCACAGGTCTATTCCGAGGACCCTGACAAGCCGGGGATCATGAATTCCAATCTGGGCATGTACCGTATCCAGCTAAGCGGCAATGAGTATGAGATCAATAAGGAAGTCGGCGTGCATTATCAGATTCACCGGGGCATTGGCATTCACCAAACCAAGGCGACGAAAAGAGGTCAGCCGCTCAAGGTCAGCTGCTTCATCGGAGGACCTCCCGCGCATACCCTGGCGGCAGTCATGCCTTTGCCCGAAGGGTTAAGCGAGATGACCTTCGCCGGGCTGCTGGCGGGCCGCCACTTCCGGTACAGCTATGTGGACGGCTTTTGTGTGAGCAGTGACGCCGATTTCGTGATTACGGGCGAGATTCATCCCGGCGAGACCCGGCCGGAGGGGCCTTTTGGCGACCATCTGGGCTACTACAGCCTGACCCATCCGTTCCCTGTGATGAAGGTGCATAAGGTTTATGCGAAACAAGGGGCGATCTTCCCGTTCACTGTTGTAGGACGCCCGCCGCAGGAGGATACCTCTTTCGGGGAACTGATTCATGAATTGACAGGCGGTGCGGTGAAGCAGGAGGTGCCGGGAGTGAAAGAGGTGCATGCGGTCGATGCGGCAGGCGTACATCCTTTGCTGTTCGCTATTGGCAGCGAGCGTTATACACCTTACCAGCAGTTGAAGCAGCCGGCGGAGCTGCTGACCATCGCTAACCGGATACTCGGGACAGGCCAGCTCAGCTTGGCGAAGTATCTGTTCATTACTGCAGAGGAAGAGAGGCCGGTCAGCACTCACAACATCAGGGATTTCCTGGCGTATATTCTGGAGCGGATCAATCTGCGGCGGGACATCCATTTTCAGACTAATACAACCATAGACACTCTGGATTACTCCGGCACGGGAATTAACAGCGGCAGTAAAGTGGTTTTTGCAGCGGTGGGAGAACAGAAGCGGACCTTGTGTACGGAGGTGCCGGAGATACTGGAGAAACTGGAGAATCTGGAAAAGCTGCAAGGGTTCGGACAGGCGAAATTGATTATGCCGGGGATCGTGGCCCTGCAGGGAACGAAGTTCACGAATTATGCGGAAGCACGGAAGGAAACGGACATGTTGAGCGCCGCGATTCAAGAGCAGGGGGGGCTGGATGCATGCCCGATGATCATTTTATGCGATGACAGCACGTTCATGAGTGAATCATTGAGCAACTTCCTCTGGGCGACCTTCACACGCAGCAATCCCTCACATGATATCTACGGGGTGAACAGCGGCGTAGAGCACAAGCACTGGTTCTGTGACAATGTGATGATCGATGCCCGTGTGAAGCCGCATCAGGCACCGCCGCTGATTCCGGATGCGGCAGTGGAACGGAAGATTGAACGCTTTTTTGTACAGGGGGCTGTGCTGGGCGGATTGCGGAAAAAAGAGCTGAGTTAGTCTCGCGGCGGTATGGCGGAAGTAGAGAGAGGAACCACGGCAGGCGTTCTGGACGCAGGCCGTGGTTTTTTACTGCTTGGATTATTATACGCAATAAATAAAACGGACTGAGAAGACGCTATTCAGCGAAAAAAAACGGATTATGCGGATGGGTGCGGACTCAGTAACAGGCTGTCATAAGAAATGTTATTGAAAATTCCGCATTACACTTGCTATATTGTGGATGAATTTAACACCTTGAAGTAGAGATGAAGGGGGATAAAACTATGGAAGTTCTGGAAACACAGCGGTTAACGGTTAGAGGCTTCCAGCCGGAGGATTGGGAGGATCTGCATGAATATCTTTCCCGGGAAGAGGTGGTGAGGTACGAGCCATACGGGGTTTTTGATGCGAAAGCGAGCCGGGCGGAGGCACTTCGGCGCTCTGCGGACCCTGCCTTTTGGGCGGTATGCCTGAAGGAGTCCGGGAAAATGATCGGGAATCTGTATTTTCAGCAGCAGGAGCCGCTGACTTTCCGGACTTGGGAGCTTGGCTATGTCTTCAACAGTGAATTCCATAACAAGGGTTATGCGGCGGAGGCTTGTCAAAGGTTACTGAAATACGCTTTCTGTAATCTGCAGGCTCGAAGAGTGACCGCACACTGTGATCCCCGCAACTTCCCCTCCTGGCGTCTGCTGGAGCGTCTCCAGCTGCGCCGCGAAGGGCATTTGCTTCAGACCGGATATTTTAAATGTGACAATGAAGGACAGCCCCTCTGGCATGACACCTATGCCTATGGAATCCTTGACAGGGAATGGCTGAACAGCAACCAGGCAGATCCGCAGAGTCGGAAGGTATAGCCGGGATGAAGATTGACCGTCTGCTGGGGATCGTGGTCTATCTGCTTAACCGTGAAACGGTCAGTGCCCGGGTGCTGGCTGAGAAGTTTGAAGTGTCGCCGCGCACTATCCAGCGGGATATGGCGTCCATCAGTCTGGCCGGAATTCCTGTGGGCTCGCAGCAGGGGCTGAATGGCGGCTACTACATCATTGACAGTTATAAAATGAACAGACAGCTCCTCCATTCCGAAGATTATACATATATTCTTGCTGCGCTGAAGGGCCTGCTATCCGGGTATGACAACCAGCGGGCACAGGGCACTGTTGAGATTATGACTTCTCTCGCTCCCGACAAAGCGGCACTTGGGCCAATGCTCCAGCTGAACCTGGGCGTGCTGCGTGAAGGAGAGGGGACAGACGGGAATATAGCTATGGTGGAAAAGGCGCTAAGAGAGAAAATAAGGCTTGGATTTCAGTATACGGATGCCCGCGGCGGCGTAACGGACAGAGGGGTGGAGCCGCTGCTATTGACCTATAAATGGTACGCCTGGTATCTGTTCGCATATTGCTGCGACAAGCTGGATTACCGGCTGTTCCGCCTCTCCCGGATGCGGGCCGTTCACCTGATGTCCCAGGCATTTACTTTAACGCATAAGGATGCAGAGCAGCTCCTGTCAGAGCACAGCGACGTCCGGCCGCAAGTGAAAGTCCGTCTGGCCTGTAAGGGAGAGCACAGGGTGCTGCTCCAGGAGGCGTTTCCGCAAGCTGAGCTGCTGGAGGAGCCCGAAGGTGAGTTCCTGATGTCCTTTACTGTCCCGGAAGAGGAGCGTGGCTGGTTCGGTAAGCTGCTGGAGTACAGCCAACTGATTACGGTGCTTGAGCCAGAGCGTCTGAGACGGAGAATGCACAGCCAAGCTGCATTAATCCTGGAAAAGTACCGCTGAAATGACGGTGATGGCCGGGACGGAGTTTGTTCTCCAAGTGGAAAAATATGGTTTCGAATGGAAACGTGCACCGGGCCGGTGAATGCCATTATCGGCACGGGCGCATGGGCATGGCCTATTTGGCCTTGAAGACAGGTGAAATGCCCGGCAGCGGATTATGATTTTGCAGGGGCGGGGAGCCAAGTGGAATTAGTTAACTTAAATGGAACAAAAAGCTTGCTGCAGAGGGATTAGCGGGAAAAAGTAGACTTATTATAAGCGGATTCACCTGAACAGGGGGAAATCGTTCAGATTAGTTATCCTTTTTCCATCTATTGCTTGCGGGGTTTCCTTTTTCCACTTGGCGTGCCTGCGGAGTTGGAGTACTTAATGCTTGCCTTAAAGTGAACATTAAGGAATATGATGATCCCGAAGAATAGAACGGAGGGATAATATATGGAATCACAAACCAACACTTATCTAACGGTTCAAGCGCCGCTCGCAAGTCGGTTCGGTGCCCGGACGACAGCCGCCGAGGTGATCGGCGGCCTGGATCTGACCGGCAAGGTAGCAATTGTAACAGGCGGATATTCCGGGATTGGTCTGGAAACCTCACGTGTGCTTGCCGAAGCGGGGGCCACTGTAATCGTTCCGGCACGGACTCCGGTAAAGGCCAAAGCTGCCGTCTCCGGCATCCCCCGCCTGGAGCTGGAAACTCTTGATCTGATGGACCCCGCCTCGATCGACAGCTTCGCCATGCGGTTCATCGCTTCTGGGCGGCCGCTTCATTTCCTTATCAACAGTGCGGGTATTATGGCTGCGCCGTTGACGCGTGATGCACGCGGTTATGAGTCGCAGTTCGCCACCAACCATCTGGGGCATTTTCAGCTGACGGCCCGCCTCTGGCCTGCCTTGCAGCAAGCGGGTCGGGCCCGGGTCATCTCGGTTTCATCCCGGGCGCACCGTCTCGGCGGTGTTGATCTCACCGATCCGAATTTTGAGCGGCGGGAATATGACAAATGGAAGTCTTATGCCCAGTCCAAAAGCGCGAATGTGCTGTTCGCGGTTGCCCTGGACGGGAAAGCCAAAGCGTATGGAGGCCGGGCCTTTGCCGTTCATCCGGGTCTTATCCCTTCCTCGGGGATAGGCCGTTTTCTGGAGACGGAAGAAACTGGGGTTAAACCCGTCAAGGTTCAACCGGCACAGGAAGACGGGAAGGGGCAGCCTGTATGGGTCTCTAATCCATTATCTGCATCAAAGAAGGGCGCCCGAATTAGGGCGTCCTTCTTTGGATGGAACGAGCGGGCAACGTTCTCGATGCCTCGTCCTCAGGCGGTAAATATCTGCGCACTGGCCTTGATGCGTCTGCCGTCGATTATTTCTTCATAATCCCGGATCAGTCCGTCAAAAATCTGTTCCCAGGAGCGGCCTAGCGCCTGTCTCCGCCCCTCACTCCCCATAGCCGTCCGCAGCATGGAATCGCTGGACATGCGGCATAGTTCCTCCGCGAGCGAGCCCGGATCATGCGGCTGAAACAGCACCCCTGTAACCCCGGGCATGACCAGTTCCTTGCTTCCGCCTGCACCGGCGGCAACGACAGGCAGCCCTGAGGCCATAGCTTCCAGCACTACATTGCCGAAGGTTTCCGTGCTGGACGGGAACACGAACAGGTCGGCGGAGGCGTACAGCTCCGCCAGCTCTTCGCCGTGCTTGGCGCCGGTGAAGGTGACATTGCGCGGTGCCCGGGCACGCAGCTCGGGCAGCAGCGGTCCGTCGCCAACCACCAGCAGGTGGACTCCGGCGGCAACGGATTCCGGCAGCAACTGCAGAGCGTGCAGCAGGGTGGCGATATCCTTTTCCGGGGCAATCCGGCCTACATACAGCAGTACAAGCGGAACGGCTATTCCGTAGCGCTCCTTTACGCCGGCGGCCTGGCGTTTATCCGGGGAATACTGCCGGCAGTCAATGCCTCTGGACCAGAGGCGCAGCCGTTCGAAGCCCTGCTCCCGCAGGATCTCTGCCGTTTCCCGCGACGGGGCAAAGGTGGCACCGCAGGAGCGGTGGAACCATTTCATATACCTCCAGTAGAGTGGGACAATCCGGCGCATGCGGTAATATTCAAGGTAACGGTCGAAATGGGTATGGTAGGAGGCTACATGGGGCAGGCCCTGCCTGTGTGCATAACGGAGGCCGCAGAGGCCGATATTGAACGGGGTGGACATATGCAGCAGATCGGGCTGGAAGGCGTTCAGCTGGCTCTGAATGGAGGACATGCTCGGGAGAGCCAGCCTGCATTCCGGATAGAGAAAAAACGGGATACTGGCAACAGGACGGACCGGATCGGGGTAGCTGTCTTCGGGGGCGGATTTGGGCGTGAACAGCAGATGCTCAATCCCCCGGCGGTTCAGATGGCCGGTTAACTGGCCAAGCGTGCGGGCAACACCGTTGGTTTGCGGAAGAAACGTGTCCGTAAATAAGGCCAGGCGCATGGAATCCCTCCCTATATGTTACTCGCCCTAATCTTATCAGGCGAATATTTCAAGGGCGTTAACCGGAGGTTAAACAAAACACGGTGGACAAAAAGTAATTCCAAAACATTATAAAATCTTTATTTTCTCTTGGTAAGCTGTGTCCAGATAAGCAAGAGAGGATGGGATTAGATGCAATACATTTTGGAGACTAAGCATTTGAGCAAGCGGTTCAAGCGGCAGCAGGCCGTGGAGGACGTTTCACTGAAGATCCCGGCAGGCAGGGTATACGGACTGCTTGGACCGAATGGGGCAGGCAAAACGACGACACTGAAAATGATTACAGGACTTCTGCGCCCGAGCGGGGGAGAGATTCTGATCGGCGGCAAGCCCTGGGAGAGAAAGCAGCTGGAGCGGATTGGCGCATTGATTGAATCTCCGGCGCTGTACGGGAACCTTACGGCCCGGGAAAACCTGACGGTTCATACAAAGCTGCTGGGGCAGCCTGCGCGAAGAATAGATGAGGTGCTGCACACCGTGGATTTACAGGAGACCGGCTCCAAAAAGGCCTCCCAATTTTCCCTCGGCATGAAACAAAGACTGGGCATCGCGATTGCTCTGCTGAACCGTCCGGAGCTGCTGATTCTGGATGAGCCGACGAACGGTCTGGACCCGCTCGGCATTCAGGAGCTGCGGGAACTGATCCGCTCCTTTCCGGCGCAGGGCATTACGGTGATTCTCTCCAGCCACATTTTGTCCGAGGTGGAGCTGATTGCCGATTATATCGGCATTATCAGCGGCGGGCGGCTGGGCTATGAGAGCATAATACACGATGGCGAAGATCTGGAAACCCTGTTCATGCAGGTCGTTGCCCGGAACCGGGAACAGGCGGGGGTGCACCATGCTTAATATCCTTCAGTCTGAGCATTTAAAATACAGACGCAGCTTTTCGGTAAAGCTGGTCTGGGCGGCCCCGTTGTTTTTTGTTCTGTTCGCGCTCGTTGCACTGCTGTATCTTCCCAAAGGACAGAGCTTGCCGGGTGACCTGTTTCTTAGTATGGTTTTTAACTGGTGGCCGTTTGTATTTGTGCCGCTCGGCACGGCGCTTCTCTGTGCGCTGGCTGAGGTTAGGGAACGCAAGGCCGGGAATTACCGCGGCCTCCGGCTGCACAATGTCCGTCCCGGTGCATTATGGTTCGGCAAAATCATGGTGCTGGCCTACTATATGCTGCTGTCCTCCCTGGGAACCATTGCTGCTGTTCTGATTGCCGGCCTGCTGATTACCGATGCAACCCTTCCTGTTGAAAAGGTTGTGGTTGCCAGCCTGCTTACATGGCTGGTCTCGCT
This genomic window contains:
- a CDS encoding oxidoreductase — encoded protein: MMSKVWLITGSSRGLGLEIAKAVLNNGDKVVATARRPEQLNSLVQKYGDQVRTAELDVTNAASAKAAVQLALDEFGALDVVVNNAGYANSSPIEETPDEDFRAQIEANLFGVINVTKAALPVLRKQRSGHFIQISSVGGRVGGTPGLAAYQAAKFAVAGFSEVLHNEVKPLGIKVTIIEPGAFRTDWGGSSMIIPPVGEDYEQTVGAMNRYRISVNGKENGDPVRAAGIIAGLVRLEEPPLRLLLGPEAVALARAASEARAEEVEKWADISMSTNYLDLNEMVDNPVLQRIKNQAP
- a CDS encoding SDR family NAD(P)-dependent oxidoreductase — encoded protein: MESQTNTYLTVQAPLASRFGARTTAAEVIGGLDLTGKVAIVTGGYSGIGLETSRVLAEAGATVIVPARTPVKAKAAVSGIPRLELETLDLMDPASIDSFAMRFIASGRPLHFLINSAGIMAAPLTRDARGYESQFATNHLGHFQLTARLWPALQQAGRARVISVSSRAHRLGGVDLTDPNFERREYDKWKSYAQSKSANVLFAVALDGKAKAYGGRAFAVHPGLIPSSGIGRFLETEETGVKPVKVQPAQEDGKGQPVWVSNPLSASKKGARIRASFFGWNERATFSMPRPQAVNICALALMRLPSIISS
- a CDS encoding glycosyltransferase family 4 protein, with the translated sequence MRLALFTDTFLPQTNGVARTLGQLTGHLNRRGIEHLLFTPKSAPEDSYPDPVRPVASIPFFLYPECRLALPSMSSIQSQLNAFQPDLLHMSTPFNIGLCGLRYAHRQGLPHVASYHTHFDRYLEYYRMRRIVPLYWRYMKWFHRSCGATFAPSRETAEILREQGFERLRLWSRGIDCRQYSPDKRQAAGVKERYGIAVPLVLLYVGRIAPEKDIATLLHALQLLPESVAAGVHLLVVGDGPLLPELRARAPRNVTFTGAKHGEELAELYASADLFVFPSSTETFGNVVLEAMASGLPVVAAGAGGSKELVMPGVTGVLFQPHDPGSLAEELCRMSSDSMLRTAMGSEGRRQALGRSWEQIFDGLIRDYEEIIDGRRIKASAQIFTA
- a CDS encoding TetR/AcrR family transcriptional regulator, which encodes MMSKRDDILNATLDLIDEEGLQSVTIAKIMKRAKVGSGTLFNYFSNKEELVNEVYKAARKHMGEALLRNYNPGLSLYERYKCLQLNRLHFGLSSPKEFLFIDSYSYSPYISADLRKMEDASREIMLSLIEEGQTQGIFKEMDPHLSHQIIHGIMVSIVKGFIIQKYPLDELQVQQTLEACWKAIRV
- a CDS encoding lantibiotic protection ABC transporter ATP-binding protein; protein product: MQYILETKHLSKRFKRQQAVEDVSLKIPAGRVYGLLGPNGAGKTTTLKMITGLLRPSGGEILIGGKPWERKQLERIGALIESPALYGNLTARENLTVHTKLLGQPARRIDEVLHTVDLQETGSKKASQFSLGMKQRLGIAIALLNRPELLILDEPTNGLDPLGIQELRELIRSFPAQGITVILSSHILSEVELIADYIGIISGGRLGYESIIHDGEDLETLFMQVVARNREQAGVHHA
- a CDS encoding helix-turn-helix transcriptional regulator, with product MKIDRLLGIVVYLLNRETVSARVLAEKFEVSPRTIQRDMASISLAGIPVGSQQGLNGGYYIIDSYKMNRQLLHSEDYTYILAALKGLLSGYDNQRAQGTVEIMTSLAPDKAALGPMLQLNLGVLREGEGTDGNIAMVEKALREKIRLGFQYTDARGGVTDRGVEPLLLTYKWYAWYLFAYCCDKLDYRLFRLSRMRAVHLMSQAFTLTHKDAEQLLSEHSDVRPQVKVRLACKGEHRVLLQEAFPQAELLEEPEGEFLMSFTVPEEERGWFGKLLEYSQLITVLEPERLRRRMHSQAALILEKYR
- a CDS encoding FAD/NAD(P)-binding protein translates to MSLEALNERVITDLSYLAYGGADWVRPLTHPEGHVYDVVVVGGGQSGLGAAFGLLRERISNILVIDENSEGAEGPWETYARMVTLRTPKHLTSVDLGIPSLTFRSWWEAQNGSEGWDAIDKIPRGEWMNYLRWYRRILGLPVINEVQLKLIEPCEEGIHRLHISGAGAPSGQLLARKVVLATGIQGGGEWHVPPMVADYLPKALYAHTSEAIDCNVLRGKRIAVLGGGASAFDNANFLLTEGVAEVHVFVRREQLPNINPIRQMEVSGMIERFHTLPDSDKYAVISHFFKTNQPPTNDTFARAAAWPGFQLHLGSPWLKVEAIGDKAVVTTPKGEFSFDFLVVSTGLLSDPGLRAELRLVDSHIARWSDCYEAPPELANPLLDAHPYLTPGFALQSRDEAGRALVHGLFVFNYSALASCGLSASAISGMKNAVPKLVAGVADQLFTDNREAILNAFFAYDEVEFTGAWPLKTLG
- a CDS encoding GNAT family N-acetyltransferase; this translates as MEVLETQRLTVRGFQPEDWEDLHEYLSREEVVRYEPYGVFDAKASRAEALRRSADPAFWAVCLKESGKMIGNLYFQQQEPLTFRTWELGYVFNSEFHNKGYAAEACQRLLKYAFCNLQARRVTAHCDPRNFPSWRLLERLQLRREGHLLQTGYFKCDNEGQPLWHDTYAYGILDREWLNSNQADPQSRKV
- a CDS encoding lantibiotic immunity ABC transporter MutE/EpiE family permease subunit; this translates as MLNILQSEHLKYRRSFSVKLVWAAPLFFVLFALVALLYLPKGQSLPGDLFLSMVFNWWPFVFVPLGTALLCALAEVRERKAGNYRGLRLHNVRPGALWFGKIMVLAYYMLLSSLGTIAAVLIAGLLITDATLPVEKVVVASLLTWLVSLSLIPLQLLAAAWKGMAASIGLGVAGMFAGVIAAPGPNWLYVPWSWALRLMCPVAGVHPNGVPLESGSPLLDTSVIPVGIAVSLLFFAASSWLTGMWFARKEVK
- a CDS encoding UbiD family decarboxylase; amino-acid sequence: MRYRSMEECIADLEKHGHLVRIQEEVDPDLEMAAIHLKVYEAGGPALLFEKVKGSKYRAVSNLFGTIERSKFIFRDTWESSQDVIALRSDPMKALKQPFKYIGTGLAARKALPLKKGNGIPAGFEEIRISDLPQIKHWPGDGGAFVTLPQVYSEDPDKPGIMNSNLGMYRIQLSGNEYEINKEVGVHYQIHRGIGIHQTKATKRGQPLKVSCFIGGPPAHTLAAVMPLPEGLSEMTFAGLLAGRHFRYSYVDGFCVSSDADFVITGEIHPGETRPEGPFGDHLGYYSLTHPFPVMKVHKVYAKQGAIFPFTVVGRPPQEDTSFGELIHELTGGAVKQEVPGVKEVHAVDAAGVHPLLFAIGSERYTPYQQLKQPAELLTIANRILGTGQLSLAKYLFITAEEERPVSTHNIRDFLAYILERINLRRDIHFQTNTTIDTLDYSGTGINSGSKVVFAAVGEQKRTLCTEVPEILEKLENLEKLQGFGQAKLIMPGIVALQGTKFTNYAEARKETDMLSAAIQEQGGLDACPMIILCDDSTFMSESLSNFLWATFTRSNPSHDIYGVNSGVEHKHWFCDNVMIDARVKPHQAPPLIPDAAVERKIERFFVQGAVLGGLRKKELS